From Corvus cornix cornix isolate S_Up_H32 chromosome 1A, ASM73873v5, whole genome shotgun sequence, a single genomic window includes:
- the ASCL1 gene encoding achaete-scute homolog 1 — translation MASGSPARMSSATGQPPFLQPACFFAAAVAAAAAAAPPGPPPGAPPPQLSPAGGQPSPGGKPSAPRAAKRQRSASPELMRCKRRLNFSGFGYSLPQQQPAAVARRNERERNRVKLVNLGFATLREHVPNGAANKKMSKVETLRSAVEYIRALQQLLDEHDAVSAAFQAGVLSPTISPSYSHDMNSMAGSPVSSYSSDEGSYDPLSPEEQELLDFTSWF, via the coding sequence ATGGCCAGCGGCAGCCCCGCCAGGATGTCCAGCGCCACCGGGCAGCCGCCCTTCCTGCAGCCGGCGTGCTTCTTCGCCGCGGCGgtggccgccgccgccgccgccgcccctccggggccgcccccgggggcgccgccgccgcagcTCAGCCCGGCGGGCGGGCAGCCCTCCCCGGGCGGCAAGCCCTCGGCGCCGCGGGCGGCCAAGCGGCAGCGCTCGGCCTCGCCGGAGCTGATGCGCTGCAAGAGGAGGCTCAACTTCAGCGGGTTTGGGTACAGCCTGCCGCAGCAGCAGCCGGCCGCCGTGGCGCGGCGCAACGAGCGGGAGCGCAACCGGGTGAAGCTGGTGAACCTGGGCTTCGCCACGCTGCGGGAGCACGTCCCCAACGGCGCTGCCAACAAGAAGATGAGCAAGGTGGAGACGCTCCGCTCCGCCGTCGAGTACATCCGcgccctgcagcagctgctcgACGAGCATGACGCCGTCAGCGCCGCCTTCCAGGCAGGCGTCCTCTCGCCCACCATCTCGCCCAGTTACTCCCATGACATGAACTCCATGGCGGGCTCCCCCGTCTCCTCCTACTCCTCCGACGAGGGCTCCTACGACCCACTCAGCCCCGAGGAGCAGGAGCTTCTTGACTTCACCAGCTGGTTCTGA